The Salvia splendens isolate huo1 unplaced genomic scaffold, SspV2 ctg182, whole genome shotgun sequence genomic interval GACCCCAACACACCCCTAATGATATATACGTAGTAggagtatttttaaaaatttattgtttgttCATAAAATCATGAAAAAGTTAGATAAGGATGAATGTATTTTCTTTCCGGAACTTATAcatcattaaaatttattttgggcCTTTGAATATCGTGTAAGAGCCCAcactaaataaaacaaaaagggcAGCCTTAAATACGATCAACTTCTTCAATctctgaattttctttttccGTGTTAGtttcaaagaagaagaaaaaaaggcaAATTCGAAGGATGAACAACCACCGTATGACTCCGGAGGCAGCGGCGCAATTCGGTGATGGAATTCAGATGGTTCTTTCTCGGTGGGCTGCACTGCGGATGGCCATCGAAAACGGGTGGGGTGGCCGCGACTCTCTCCAGAAATCGCAGCAGCTCGGCCACAacctcttcaatttcctcacTCAATCGAAAGGTATTTCTCACTTGAACTGATACTGGTTAATTAATATCTATTCATATGTTAAAACAGAGTGTTATTGAGATGGTATAAAAACCTaagtttgttttagtaattgttGGATTTTATTTGATGTGCAGATCAAGTGTATATTGATGATGTAGAGGATATACTTTATGAATTCATGGACTCTCTCAATACTGAGATTCAGGACGGCAGTGTAGAGGAGgtatatcatcttcatctatTTGCCCTAATTTTGGCTCCTACTATTACTTCATGTCCATTCATATGTGAAGGCTTAATAACTTCTATTGCTCGAACCTGAATCAAATGCTAGGTGTGTAGGATGGAAATTAAAGAGTAAAGCAAAAAATCTCTACTCAAATCTTGTAATTAAGGGGAAAATTACTAGAAAATATGAAGGGAACTGGGATTTCCATCTATCTGATACTTCTCTGTATTCTCTCATTGCACTTAACCATATGAGCTTAAGATAGTCATATTATATGCAACGAGCCAATATTCAAAATGGAAGCATGTACTTGCCTTGTGAAGCTAGTTCGACATAAAAACTCCTAAATTCCAATCATGCACAATTTATACTCtgaataatgaataatgatTACCCAAGGTGGTTGTAAACAATAGATATCGATATCACCTACTTGATTGAGTTGTTTCATGGTCGATGATAAAGGATAATTAGAATACAATCATGCATACTTATCAATCACCATATTCCAATTTtttatctttgaatttttttttgcgtAGGTTGCAGAAAGTTTATGGTAATGCGTGAAGAATGTTTAGAAGGTCAGTTTGATTCGATAAAGAAGCTGCGAGAAACAAATGTTCCAAGTGTTTCGTATACCAGACAGGTAAGGCTGCTGCCACTTATCTCCTAAGTTTCTGTGTAACTGTGTTAACGGGAGAAGTTTTAGTATTATGACTTGCGTGGTTAGCCATATCcatattaattatgttatagGATTGATGAATAGCATTCGGTAACTTCTATTCATGTTACTCACATCAGTAACTTCAATTTTCCTCTCTTTCGATTTCTATTTTGTCAGCCCAACAGCGATGACGAGGAAGACAGTGATGAAGATGATGCAATTATAGAGAACAATATGTCAGCAATGGAAGTTGATGCTCCACAACCACagcgccaattggatcacaatctGACTGATATTGTGGCTGATGAAAGTAGCACGAAAGATACTCCTCAAGTTGTGGATGGATGGACTGTTGTTTCAAAAAAGAGTAAAGGGAGAAAGAAGTGATGGATTGATTACATTGGCTCGAGCCACTTTAGGTACGAATATTTGAGTATATGTAAAGACaacatttttgtttgtattcTTCTTAAGTTTGTTGAGTGTTTCAGGATGTTTTTTGTTCAAATCCTCTAAAGTTATCTTATGTTTCAAGGATATTTTTGTTCAAGTCGTTTTGTTCCTACTTTGCTGCAAGTAACTAGAGAACGCACATACTGATGCTAATTGTGGATGTCTtatatttttcatcattttcaaaCGAGTTTCTCTTATGATTGAAAAGTATTAGTCCATGAAAGAGCTATTTGAAGTTTAATGGGAAGACAAGAAATGTAGTACTTATGTagcattttagtctaataatgtatatttccagtctaataatgtaccgcggctaataatgtagatttttagtataataatgtagcttatcACAACCATTCAATTTAAGGATCCAAAGACTGTGATTTGTGACTAAGATGATGTAAGGACCCCAACACACCCCTAATGATATATACGTAGTAGgggtatttttaaaaatttattgtttgttCATAAAATCATGAAAAAGTTAGATAAGGATGAATGTATTTTCTTTCTGGAACTTATAcatcattaaaatttattttgggcCTTTGAATATCGTGTAAGAGCCCAcactaaataaaacaaaaagggcAGCCCTAAATACGAACAACTTCTTCAATctctgaattttctttttccttgtcaatttcaaagaagaagaaaaaagggcAAATTCGAAGGATGAACAACCACCGTATGACTCCGGAGGCAGCAGCGCAATGCGGTGATGGAATTCAGATGGTTCTTTCTCGGTGGGCTACACTGCGGATGGCCATCGAAAACGGGTGGGGTGGTCGCGACTCTCTCCAGAAATCGTAGCTGCTCGGCCACAacctcttcaatttcctcacTCAATCGAAAGGTATTTCTCACTTGAACTGATACTGGTTAATTAATATCTATTCATATGCTAAAACAGAGTGTTATTGAGATGGTATAAAAACCTaagtttgttttagtaattgttggattttatttgttgTGCAGATCAAGTGTATATTGATGATGTATAGGATATACTTTATGAATTCATGGACTCTCTCAATACATGAGATTCAGGACGGCAGTGTATGAGGAGgtatatcatcttcatctatTTGCCCTAATTTTGGCTCCTACTAATTACTTCATGTCCATTCATATGTGAAGGCTTAATAACTTCTATTGCTCGAACCTGAATCCAATGCTAGGTGTGTAGGATGGAAATTAAAGAGTAAAGCAAAAATTCTCTACTCAAATCTTGTAATTAAGGGGAAAATTACTAGAAAATATGAAGGGAACTGGGATTTCCATCTATCTGATACTCTCTCTGTATTCTCTCATTGCACTTAACCATATGAGCTTAAGATAGTCATATTATATGCAACGAGCCAATATTCAAAATGGAAGCATGGTACTTGCCTTGTGAAGCTAGTTCGACATAAAAACTCCTAAATTACAATCATGCACAATTTATACTCtgaataatgaataatgatTACCAAGGTGGTTGTAAACAATAGATATCGATATCACCTACTGATTGGTTGTTTCATGGTCGATGATAAAGGATAATTAGAATACAATCATGCATACTTATCAATCACCATATTCCAATTTtttatctttgaattttttttttgcgtaGGTTGCAGAAAAGTTTATGGTAATGCGTGAAGAATGTTAGAAGGTCAGTTTGATTCGATAAAGAAGCTGCGAGAAACAAATGTTCAAGTGTTCGTATACCAGACCGGTAAGGCTGCTGCCACTTATCTCCTAAGTTTCTGTGTAACTGTGTTAAAGGGAGAAGTATTTAGTATTATGACTTGCGTGGTTAGCCATAATCCATATTAATTATGTATAGGATTGATGAATAGCATTCGGTAACTTCTATTCATGTTACTCACATCAGTAACTTCA includes:
- the LOC121789236 gene encoding pre-rRNA-processing protein TSR2-like, producing MNNHRMTPEAAAQFGDGIQMVLSRWAALRMAIENGWGGRDSLQKSQQLGHNLFNFLTQSKDQVYIDDVEDILYEFMDSLNTEIQDGSVEEVCRKFMVMREECLEGQFDSIKKLRETNVPSVSYTRQPNSDDEEDSDEDDAIIENNMSAMEVDAPQPQRQLDHNLTDIVADESSTKDTPQVVDGWTVVSKKSKGRKK